From the genome of Brevundimonas sp. NIBR11:
CCATGCCCGCCTGGATTTTCGACCGGCAGATCGATGCCCTGTCCGACCGCTTCCACGTCCTCGCCCTCGACCCGCGCGGTCAGGGCGAGAGCGAGGTCACCCGCTTCGGCTACACCTGGGAGCGGCGCGGCCAGGACATCGGCGAGCTGATCGACCATGCGGCCCCGGGACCCGTCGTCCTCGTCGGCTGGTCTCTGGGGGTGATCGACAGCCTGGCCTGGGTGACGCAGGAGCAGGACCCCGCCCGGATCGCCGGCCTCGTCCTGATCGACAACTCCATCGGCGAGCCGCCCGCGCCCGCGCCGCCGCCCGCGACTCCGCCACGCTCCGCCGCCCCGCCGCCCGAGCCGACGCCGCAGGAACGCCGCGAGCGCCGCGCCGCCTTCGTTGCCTCCATGTTCGCGCATGATCCGGGTACGGACTATCGCGTTCGCCTAACCGAACAGTCGCTGCGCATGACCGTCGACGACGAGCGCCGTCTCCGGTCCTACGACGCCCCGCGCGAGGTCTGGCGCGCGGCCGTCCACTCGACCGACCGGCCCGTCCTCTACGTCATCCGCCCGACTTTCCGCGAGCAGGGCGACAACCTTCTCCGCACCCACCCGAACGCCCGGATGGAGGTCTTCGAAGACGCCGGCCACGCCCTGTTCGTCGACGAACCGGAGCGGTTCAACGCCGTCCTGATCGACTTCCTCGACCACCGCGTTTCGAGGGCCGTCCAGTGACCGCCGCCGCCATCAAAACCCGCGCGGCCCTGATCCCGCTGTTCCTGATCGCCATGGGGGTGGTCGGGATCGAGAATGCCCTGACCCGCTACTTCGCCGTCGCGAAATGGTCGGAGTACGGCTACTGGATCATCTCCATCGTCATGGCCGGGTTCGCCCTGTCCGGCGTCGTCGTCGCCCTGTTCCGCGACAGCGTCGCCCGCCACGGGGTCGTCCTGCGCACCCTCCTGCCCGCTGCCATGGTGATCGCCGCGGCCGTAGGATACCAGCTGGTCACGGCCAACGCCTTCAATCCGCTCCAGCTTCAGAACCCGACCACCTGGCCCGATCAGGTGAAGAACATCGGCCTCTACTACGCGGCGCTTCTGCCCTTCTTCTTCCTCGCCGGCCTCTACATCAGCCTGATCTTCGTCCTGAACCACCGGGAGATCGGGCGGGTCTACGGCTACGATCTGATCGGCGCGGGCCTCGGCGCGGCCCTCGCGCTGGGCCTCATGTTCGTCGTCCACCCCTTCCTCCTGGCCCCGGTCCTGCTGGTCCCGCTGGCCCTCTCCACCCTGTTCCAGCCCGGCAAACTGAACTGGCTCGGCGCCGGGCTCGCGGGCGCGGCCCTCGTCGCCGGCGAGACCATCCTCTTCCTCGGCGCGCCCCCGGCCTTCTCCGAGTTCAAGGCCATCTACGCCCCGCTCAACACGCCGGGCTCGGCCGTCGTCGCCGAGATCCGCCAGCCGCGCGGCCACTATCTGCTGCTCGAGAACTTCACCGAACGGGTCGACGCCGACGTCTCCAACAACGCAGGCCTGATGGGCATCGCCGGCCCGCCCTCGACCTATGGCCTCTATCGCGACGGCAACCGCATCGCCTCCCTTCCCAAGGCGGGCCCCCTCGACGCGGCCTATGCCCCGAGCGCCCTCTCGGCGGCGCCCTATGCGCTGCGCCAGACCCCCGACGTCCTCCTTGTCGGCCTCTCCGGCGGCTTCCGTGTCGCCGAAGCGCTGACGCTGGGCGCCGCCCACGTCGACGGCGTGGAGGGCGAACCCGTTCTGCGCCACGTCCTCAGCGCCGGCCTCGGGCCGTCCCCGGCGCTCGCCGCCGACCCCAAGGTGACCTTGCTCGACGGAGGCCCCATCGCCGCCGCCTGGCGCGCGGGGCCGAACCGCTACGACATCATCGACGTGTCCGCCGACTTCGTGGACGCCGCCCCGGCCAACGTCACGGGCGTCACCGAAGAGGCGCTGGCCGCCTACCTCGCCGCGCTCAAGGCGGACGGCGTCGTCTCCATCTCCGTCTCCATCCGCGACTTCCCGGTCTATGCCCTGCGCGTCCTTTCGACCGCCCGCGCGGCCCTGCTGGCGAAGGGCGTCAGCAACCCCGCCGACCACGTCCTGATCTATCGCTCGGCGTGGAACGCCCGCATTCTGATCAGCCCGACGGCCTGGTCCCCCGCCGATGTCGCCGCGCTTCAGGCCTGGTGCGCCGAGCGGTCGTTCGACGTCTCCTGGCGCCCCGGCATGGACCCGGTCGCCGCCCGCGCAGGGCTCTTCAACGACCTCCCCAGCGTCTCCTTCGACACCGGCCAGATGACCTCGACCGGCCCCGACGACGCCATCGCCAACGAGGTCGCGGCCGTCCTCGCGGGGCGACCGTCGCCGTCCTCGACCGCCTTCCACGTCCGTCCCGCGACGCTGGATCGTCCCGCCTTCTACTCGTCCCTGCGCCTCGAACACCTCGACACCCTGATCAAACGGCTGGAGGTCCTGCCCCAGGCCGAGATCGGCGCCCTGGTGAACATCGCCGTCCTCGGCCAGGCCATCGTCATCGCCCTTCTGGTGCTCGCGGCCCCCGCCCTGTTCCGCCGTCGCGCAGGCGGGGTGGAGGAGCCGACGAGGCTCTGGCCCGCCCTCTATTTCCCGGCGCTGGGCCTCGGCTTCCTGCTGGTCGAGATCTTCCTGATCGACAAGGCGGCCTTTTATCTGAACGACTATTCGTCCGCCTTTGCCATCGTGCTCACCGCCATGCTGATCTTCTCAGGCCTCGGGAGCATGATCGCGGGGCGCTGCGCTCACATGCCCAAGGCGGCCTCCCTGATCGGCCTGATCGTCGTCGGCGCCTGGATCGGCGCCATGCTGGTCGGCGCCGAGGACTTCATGATGACGAGCCTCGATCAGCCTTGGGCGAGCAAGGCCGCCCTCGTCGTTCTCGCCGCCGCGCCGGTGTCGCTGGCGCTCGGCCTGCCGTTCCCGCTCGGTCTGATTCAGGTCGGCGACGGCCGCGCGCTCCCTTGGGCCTGGGGCCTGAACGGCGCCTTCTCCGTCGTCGCCACGCCGCTGGCCAATCTGATGAGCCGCGACATCGGCTTCTCATCCCTCCTGATCGCCGCGGCCGGTCTCTACGCCCTGGCCTTCCTCGTTCTGCCGGTCGCCGCGCTCGCGCGTCGCAACGCCCCGGTGTTCGAGCCCGCCGTCCCGATTGATCCCTTCGGCGACCTGCCGACCCCTGAACCCGCCCGCCTCGACCCCTTCCCGGAATCGCAGAGCCAGACGAGCCCCGCATGACCCTGAACCGCCGCACCCTGATCACAGCCGCCGGCGCAGCCTCGCTCACCGGTCTCGCCGCCTGCGACGAAAACACGATGAAGTCCGTCCAGTCGCGCCTGAACCCGACCCAGGCCGCGGGCGGGGCAAAGGCAGCCGCGCCCGCCGCTGCAACTGAGGCCTCGGCCGCAGCCTCGGCCGTGTCCCAGACCGTCCGTATGCCGACGGAACCCTGGACCTATGCCCGCTTCAACGCCGCCATGGCCGCGTCCCAGCGCCCGCAGAGCATCACCGAGGCCCAGTTCACCGAGATCCAGGCCCGCAAACCCGCCGCCATCGAGCGCATCAGGGCCTATCTCGACGGCCGTTTCGGCGCCCACGATCCGAACGTGATCCAGGCCTTCGAAAGCCTGCCCCGCGAATACTTCCACTACGCCTACGCCCAAGACGCCTCGACGGCCTATCAGGCCTATGAGGCCAACCCCAAGCCCTGGGCCATCGGCCACGGCTCGGTCCTGTCGGACTATCTGGGTCAGGCCTACATGACCCAGCTCGCCGCCCCCAAACCGACCGACGTGACGCTGGAGATCGGCACCGGTTCGGGCTTCCAGTCGTCGCTGCTCA
Proteins encoded in this window:
- a CDS encoding alpha/beta hydrolase; amino-acid sequence: MGLRQMIAMGRDGFQTLPAWTRAAMVGVLGGAVLASATAVSGDAVEAAESRSFITSDGARLHYLEAGPIGGPTVLFVPGWTMPAWIFDRQIDALSDRFHVLALDPRGQGESEVTRFGYTWERRGQDIGELIDHAAPGPVVLVGWSLGVIDSLAWVTQEQDPARIAGLVLIDNSIGEPPAPAPPPATPPRSAAPPPEPTPQERRERRAAFVASMFAHDPGTDYRVRLTEQSLRMTVDDERRLRSYDAPREVWRAAVHSTDRPVLYVIRPTFREQGDNLLRTHPNARMEVFEDAGHALFVDEPERFNAVLIDFLDHRVSRAVQ
- a CDS encoding protein-L-isoaspartate O-methyltransferase; translation: MTLNRRTLITAAGAASLTGLAACDENTMKSVQSRLNPTQAAGGAKAAAPAAATEASAAASAVSQTVRMPTEPWTYARFNAAMAASQRPQSITEAQFTEIQARKPAAIERIRAYLDGRFGAHDPNVIQAFESLPREYFHYAYAQDASTAYQAYEANPKPWAIGHGSVLSDYLGQAYMTQLAAPKPTDVTLEIGTGSGFQSSLLSRIVRDAYTIEIIQPIGEAVGKIWAPLGYDNVHGRVGDGYFGWPEVTEGFDTIMLTCVAQYAPPELFRQLKPGGKLIIPIGQPFRRGQVLYVYTKDADGRVHSRRDVGVFFIPMTGAMQTQARPAA